A window from Bufo bufo chromosome 1, aBufBuf1.1, whole genome shotgun sequence encodes these proteins:
- the LOC120986806 gene encoding zonadhesin-like isoform X2 encodes MVFLRVSVVFLVAVLQWQADCNVLPTSVPQCPPDHHYGLIRGCDLTCDSVDLGTMCPPYEYWGCRCNVGLIPQSGTGECVKPEDCNAKCGPNKHYEPCGSNCQPKCGNPNVPSDCGCSPRCVCDEGYILSGFDCVKKTDCPTDPNSN; translated from the exons ATGGTTTTCCTGAGAGTTTCTGTGGTCTTCTTGGTGGCTG TCTTGCAGTGGCAGGCGGACTGCAACGTCTTACCAACCTCAG TTCCACAATGTCCACCAGACCATCATTATGGACTAATTAGAGGATGTGATCTAACATGTGACTCTGTGGACCTTGGAACTATGTGCCCACCTTATGAATATTGGGGCTGTAGATGCAATGTTGGgctaataccacagagtggaaccgGTGAATGTGTTAAGCCAGAAGATTGCAACGCAAAATGCGGACCCAATAAGCACTATGAACCCTGTGGATCAAACTGTCAACCTAAATGTGGCAACCCAAATGTCCCTTCAGACTGTGGATGTTCTCCAAGATGTGTCTGTGATGAAGGCTACATATTATCTGGTTTTGATTGTGTGAAGAAAACTGATTGTCCTACTGATCCCAACTCTAATTAG
- the LOC120986806 gene encoding zonadhesin-like isoform X1, with product MVFLRVSVVFLVAVLQWQADCNVLPTSAVPQCPPDHHYGLIRGCDLTCDSVDLGTMCPPYEYWGCRCNVGLIPQSGTGECVKPEDCNAKCGPNKHYEPCGSNCQPKCGNPNVPSDCGCSPRCVCDEGYILSGFDCVKKTDCPTDPNSN from the exons ATGGTTTTCCTGAGAGTTTCTGTGGTCTTCTTGGTGGCTG TCTTGCAGTGGCAGGCGGACTGCAACGTCTTACCAACCTCAG CAGTTCCACAATGTCCACCAGACCATCATTATGGACTAATTAGAGGATGTGATCTAACATGTGACTCTGTGGACCTTGGAACTATGTGCCCACCTTATGAATATTGGGGCTGTAGATGCAATGTTGGgctaataccacagagtggaaccgGTGAATGTGTTAAGCCAGAAGATTGCAACGCAAAATGCGGACCCAATAAGCACTATGAACCCTGTGGATCAAACTGTCAACCTAAATGTGGCAACCCAAATGTCCCTTCAGACTGTGGATGTTCTCCAAGATGTGTCTGTGATGAAGGCTACATATTATCTGGTTTTGATTGTGTGAAGAAAACTGATTGTCCTACTGATCCCAACTCTAATTAG